The proteins below are encoded in one region of Silene latifolia isolate original U9 population chromosome 2, ASM4854445v1, whole genome shotgun sequence:
- the LOC141641032 gene encoding uncharacterized protein LOC141641032 — MIITAWNIRGLNDPLKQQEAQHFLLVNKVDCGALIETHVKHKAIKDVSTNFSGYNLVHNNDSHYNGWIWIFWKPNILSLTVLHKYAQHMHCLLLYTASQKFIEVTFVYAFNARLDRRELWKQLNNISSQERLGSSDVQLADSNEFKNCLDACSLVDHPSTRCHFTWNYKLLEWAKLDRVLASPQWLTNIHSTIAYLNAVVSDHSPCLGNIVDMPTSRKSSFKYLNCWALSPQFQDNVKEGWSNHYYGNHIATLFPKLKKLRGSLRRIHTSIFTNLSARVAEGKQALQQCQDQLNCSPIDLTLIAMEKTLLKDYLMVKRAEMQVLYQRAKVQNLQLNDVSTRFFYSRLADRRARNSIGIIQDENGKLCTGFKEVSQGFISYYKTLFGTSSLVLPLLTSVFLQDAIPSDCYNPLVQHVRVHEIIDALKSIDRHKSPGIDGYSSGFFLDAWHLVGLDFKTAVF, encoded by the exons ATGATCATCACAGCTTGGAACATTAGGGGTCTTAATGACCCCCTAAAACAACAAGAAGCTCAACATTTCTTGCTGGTAAATAAGGTGGATTGTGGTGCTTTGATTGAAACACATGTGAAGCACAAAGCCATTAAGGATGTTAGTACGAATTTCTCTGGTTATAATTTAGTTCATAATAATGATAGTCATTATAATGGATGGATATGGATCTTTTGGAAGCCTAATATTCTTTCTCTTACTGTCTTGCACAAGTATGCTCAGCATATGCATTGCTTGTTACTTTATACAGCTTCTCAAAAGTTTATTGAAGTGACCTTTGTGTATGCTTTTAATGCAAGACTGGATAGAAGGGAGCTCTGGAAGCAGCTCAACAACATTTCTTCCCAG GAAAGATTGGGCAGCTCTGATGTGCAGCTAGCTGATAGTAATGAATTTAAAAATTGTCTTGATGCTTGTAGTCTGGTTGACCACCCTTCTACTCGCTGTCACTTTACTTGGAATTACaagctgttgga ATGGGCTAAGCTGGATAGGGTCTTGGCCTCCCCTCAGTGGTTGACCAACATTCATTCTACTATTGCTTATCTTAATGCTGTGGTTTCAGATCATTCTCCTTGTCTTGGTAATATTGTTGATATGCCTACCTCTAGGAAATCATCTTTTAAATACTTGAATTGTTGGGCTCTCTCCCCTCAATTTCAGGATAATGTGAAGGAAGGCTGGAGTAATCATTATTATGGAAATCATATTGCCACTTTGTTTCCGAAACTTAAAAAGCTCAGAGGTTCTTTAAGGAGAATTCATACTTCTATTTTTACCAATCTCTCTGCGAGGGTGGCAGAAGGTAAGCAAGCTCTTCAACAATGTCAAGACCAGCTTAACTGCTCCCCTATAGACCTTACCCTTATTGCTATGGAAAAAACATTATTAAAGGATTACCTGATGGTGAAGAGAGCTGAAATGCAAGTTCTTTACCAAAGGGCTAAAGTTCAGAATCTTCAGCTTAATGATGTTAGCACTAGATTTTTTTATTCCAGGCTAGCAGATAGGAGAGCTAGAAATAGTATTGGTATTATTCAGGATGAGAATGGGAAGTTGTGCACTGGTTTTAAAGAAGTTTCCCAGGGCTTTATTTCCTATTATAAAACCCTCTTCGGCACTTCCTCTCTTGTTCTGCCCCTTCTTACCTCTGTATTCCTGCAGGACGCTATTCCCTCTGATTGTTACAACCCCCTTGTGCAGCACGTGAGGGTGCATGAGATTATTGATGCTCTAAAGTCTATTGATAGGCACAAGAGCCCTGGAATTGATGGGTACTCTTCTGGTTTCTTTTTAGATGCTTGGCATCTGGTTGGGCTTGATTTTAAAACTGCCGTTTTTTAG
- the LOC141641033 gene encoding uncharacterized protein LOC141641033, with protein MEKIRSDTWNVNGFPLVFKPWSPTVIDELNVTHVPVWMLFPNLDPYFWSKAGLSKVASAIGNPICADEHTTNKSKLAFARILIVVDLSKEIPKANKLNTPYHGSLLQSVTYEWVPRFCTPCQNIGHTKDRCNPGKPKARPVYRPKQPVAPRPSGDAETSKSTSPPKEVPQKSPVKKTVATNLSK; from the coding sequence ATGGAAAAAATTAGATCAGATACTTGGAATGTTAATGGGTTTCCTTTAGTTTTTAAGCCATGGAGTCCAACTGTCATAGATGAACTGAATGTCACCCATGTTCCTGTGTGGATGCTTTTCCCTAATCTTGACCCTTACTTTTGGTCTAAGGCTGGGCTAAGCAAGGTGGCTAGTGCTATAGGAAATCCCATTTGTGCTGATGAGCATACTACTAACAAAAGCAAGCTGGCTTTTGCTCGAATTTTGATAGTTGTTGACCTCTCTAAGGAAATACCTAAGGCTAATAAACTCAATACTCCTTATCATGGGAGTCTTCTGCAGTCTGTTACATATGAATGGGTTCCCCGTTTTTGCACACCTTGCCAAAATATTGGACACACCAAGGATAGGTGTAACCCTGGAAAACCTAAGGCCAGACCAGTCTATAGGCCAAAACAACCTGTAGCACCTCGACCTTCAGGAGATGCTGAGACTAGTAAATCAACTAGCCCCCCAAAGGAGGTTCCCCAGAAATCTCCAGTAAAGAAGACAGTGGCTACAAATCTTTCCAAATAG